The following is a genomic window from Adhaeribacter radiodurans.
AAACTTAAAAGCACAAAATTTATAATTATTCGTACTACTTTCTACCCTTAAAATGAATTAATAACCTTGTCATTTACCAGCTAGCTATACGTGAGTACTTCCCAACCGAACATCCGTTATTTGCGCAACGAGCACCTGAAAACCATTAAGCCTAATTATCCGGGCAATAAAGTTATAAACGGCCAATTTGCTAATGGCGACGAATTGTATACACCTTCGCTTCAAACTGTACTGAAATGGCAACTTTCCCGTAATCCGCAAAAAGAAGAAAAAGAGAAAGACACTTTTGTTCCACCGGTTATTCCGGATGCTCAACTATTTACTTCTAACCACGATTTGTTGGTGTGGCTAGGTCATGCTTCCTTTCTCCTGCAATTAAACGGGATTTCGTTTCTCATAGATCCGGTTTTAGTAGATTCGCCTTTTCTCCGGCGAAGACATCCCTTACCTTGTTCTTTGGGAGACATCCGGCATATTGATTACTTGGTTCTCTCGCATGGGCACCGCGACCATCTGGACGAGAAATCTATTAAATTATTGGCAAAAAATAACCCGCAGGTAAAAGCTCTTATTCCGTTGGCCATGGGACCGTTGCTGCACCAAATGGCACCCGGAATTACGTACCAGGAAGCCGGTTGGTACCAGCAATACGCCCTGCCAGAAAATTTAGGGGTAGCGGTTTACTATTTACCCGCCGCTCACTGGCATCGTAGGGGCTTAACCGACATGAACAAAATTTTATGGGGAAGTTTTTTATTTAAAACTAATTCTAATCTTATTTATTTTGGCGGCGACAGCGCTTACGAAAAACACTTTTCTGACATTAAGGATTTTTTTGGTCCTCCGGATATGGCCATTTTACCGATTGGGGCTTATAAACCACCTTATATGATGCAGCTTAGCCACATGAATCCGCCGGAAGCCGTGCAAGCTTGTAACGATTTAGGAGCCAAAACTTTTATTCCCATGCATTACGGCACTTTCGACCTTTCCGACGAGCCTGCCGGCGAACCTATCCGGTGGATGCAGGAACTAGCCGCCGCCGGTAAATTAAACGGTAAACTTAAAATTCCGGCCGTTGGCGAGCGGGTGCTTTTGTAGTTGCAGGTTGAAAGGTTTTAAAGTTGAAGGTTAAACGATGATTAATCAATCTATTGTTCTCTGCCGCGAGCGTCCTCGCTCGTGGCTAATTATTTGGTAGGCAGTTGGGCGCGCAAACTGATAGGGCTTGGCTACGAGAATGTGAGTAATTCTATCATCGGCCAGAGGCCGGACGATAAACAACACGAGCGAGGACGCTCGCGTTAGACACATTTATTTTAACTTTCTAACCATTCGACTTTACAACATTTCAACTTTAAAATCTTCCAACCAAAATAACTTTTCAACCTTTTAACTTTCCAACCATAAAACCAAAAAACTTGTAACTTGCAGCCAGTAACCTTCTGATATTATATGTCGCCTATCATTATTATCTGCATTATTGCGGCTTATTTTTGCGTATTAATTCTGATCTCCTTCCTTACCAGTAGCAAGTCTGATAACACCGATTCGTTTTTCCTGGCCAACCGGAAGTCGCCTTGGTTTGTGGTAGCTTTTGGTATGATTGGCACCTCGTTGTCTGGGGTTACCTTTATATCTATTCCGGGTATGGTAAATAAGGCCGAGTTTTCGTACCTGCAATTTGTGTTTGGGTATTTATTAGGCTATCTGGTTATTGCTACCATTTTAATGCCGTTGTACTACCGCTTAAATTTAATTTCTATTTATGCATACCTGGAGCAGCGCTTTGGTTATTGGTCGTATAAAACCGGTGCGTTTTTCTTTTTGCTGGCGCGTACCATTGGGGCGGCTTTGCGCTTGTACGTAGTGGCAGGAGTGTTGCAATTAGCCGTTTTCGATGCGTTAGGAGTTCCTTTTTACATTTCGGTGTTTATTACCATTGCGCTTATTTGGGTGTATACTTTTAGAGGCGGGATGAAAACCATTATCTGGACCGATACTTTTCAAACGCTAGCCATGCTCATCTGCGTGGGAGCCAGTATAGCCTTGATTTCGGATGAACTGAATTTATCGTTTCAGGGATTAGTAAAAACCGTAGAAGAAAGCAGCTTTTCCAAAGTATTTTTCTGGGATGTAAAAGACAGCCGTTACTTCTTGAAACAATTTTTCTCCGGCGCTTTTATTACCATTGTTATGACTGGTCTGGACCAGGACATGATGCAGAAAAATCTGAGCTGTAAAAACCTCGGCGAAGCTCAGAAAAACATGTTTACTTTTAGTATTATCCTGGTTTTAGTAAATATTTTGTTTTTATCCTTGGGAGCTTTGCTGTATATTTTTGCTCAAGCCAAAGGCATTACCTTACCCACCAAAGGCGACGATGTTTTTCCGTTTTTAGCGCTTAACTACTTTCCGGCATTTGCGGCTATAGCATTTATTCTGGGTATTGTAGCCATAACTTACGCCAGCGCCGATTCGGCTCTTACGGCGCTTACCACTTCGTTTTGCGTCGATTTTCTGGAATTTAAAAACCGGCCCGAAACCGAGCGGCAGAAGCTCAAATTCTACGTGCACATTGGTTTTTCGCTGTTGCTAATGCTGGTTATTGTCATTTTTAAAATAATTAACGACGAAAGTGTAGTAACTGCGGTATTTAAAATTGCCGGTTACACCTACGGACCTTTGTTGGGTTTATATGCTTTTGGTTTGTTTATCCGACGGAACTTACAGGATAAATTAGTTCCGGTAGTTTGCTTTTTAGCGCCTATTCTTACTTACATCATCAACATAAATTCTAAAGAATGGTTTTGGGGCTACGAGTTCGGTTTCGAAATACTAATACTAAATGGCTTTATTACTATTCTAGGCTTACTCAGTATTTCCCGTCCTGCAACGGAGGTGCTGGAGCCAGCAACTGGCGAAATGGTAAACACTTAAAAAGTAAAAACTAATTAACTAATAATTGGAATTCCGACGGTTAAAACCAGCTATCTGGTTTAGATTACCTACCTTTGCAAACGATTTATACTTACTTTGTGTTTATCAGAAAACACTACTACCAGCATAACATTATTTAATGGCGAAACGCGGATTCGGGGGAAGAAATACTAGTGCAGACGACTTAGCCTCCGGCAAAAAACCACTAACCAAAGAAAACTTTCAGAAAGGCCTTCGAATTTTTCGATACACCCTTCCTTACAAAGTTAAATTTATTATTGGGCTTATATTTCTGGCCTTATCGAGTTCTACCTTTATGGTATTCCCGGCGCTCACGGGCCAACTCGTAGATTCGGCAACAGGAGCCGCTACGGGTACAGGTATTGCTTTCCTGAAAAACATTAACCTGATTGCTCTGGGTTTATTCGGCGTAATTTTATTGCAGGGAATATTTTCCTTCTTTCGGATTTACTTTTTTGCCCAGGTAAGCGAATACGCCGTAGCCGACATTCGGCGGTCGTTATATGCTAAATTTGTGGTGTTACCTATTCCGTTTTTCGAGCAGAAACGAGTTGGCGAAATTACCAGTCGTATTACCTCCGATGTATCGCAACTGCAGGATACATTTTCTATTACGCTGGCCGAGCTGTTCCGGCAATTGGTTACTTTAATTGTAGGAGTAGTCATTATTATGGTTACATCGGTAAAATTGTCCTTATTTATGCTGGGCACTTTTCCGGTATTAGTATTACTGGCTTTTGTGTTTGGAAAAAGGATTAAAAAGCTAGCAAAAGCTACCCAGGAAGAAATTGGTAAAACCAACGTAATTGTTGAAGAAACGCTGCAAGCCATTAATGTGGTAAAAGCTTTTACGAACGAGCTTTTTGAAATTGGGCGTTATAACCGTACCTTATCTAATGCTGTAAAGAATGCTTTAAAAGCTTCTTACTTCCGGGGTGCTTTTGTTTCGTTTATTATTGTGGGCCTTTTTGGCGGTATTATTCTGGTTTTGTGGTTTGGTGCCTCACTCGTAGAAAGCGGAGAATTAACTATTGGGCAGTTAGTACAATTTATTATTTATACCACTTTTATTGGCGCTTCGGTAGGTGGTTTGGGCGATATGTACGGTAGAGTGCAAACTTCTCTGGGCGCAGCCGACCGGGTATTAGAAATATTAGACGAACCAGAAGAACCTACTAATTTAACTAACCAGATAGGGACTGCTTTAAAGGTGAGCGGAAACATTGAATACGATCAGGTTGCCTTCTCCTATCCTACCCGGCCCGATATTGCGGTGCTTAAAGATATTTCCTTTCAAATTCAGTCCGGCGAAAAAGTGGCTTTAGTGGGACCTAGTGGAGCCGGAAAATCAACCATTGTAGCTTTGCTCATGAAGTTTTACAACCTGAAAGGTGGTCAGATTTGTATTGATGGACAGGATATAAATCATATTAATTTAACCGAGTTACGCCGCAACATAGGTATTGTGCCGCAGGAGGTATTATTATTTGGCGGTACCATCCGCGAAAATATTGCCTATGGCAAGCCCGATGCTACCGAAGAAGAAATTTTACAAGCAGCTAAAAAAGCAAATGCCTATCAGTTTATACAATCGTTCCCTGAAAAACTAGAAACTGTAGTAGGCGAACGCGGTATTAAATTGTCGGGAGGTCAACGGCAACGTGTTGCTATTGCCCGGGCTATTTTAAAGAACCCTGCCATTCTTATTCTCGACGAAGCGACTAGTTCCTTAGATTCCGAGTCGGAAAAATTGGTACAGCAAGCCATGGACGAATTGATGAAAGGCCGCACCAGCATTATTATTGCGCACCGCTTATCAACCATCCGGAAAGCCGATAAAATTTTAGTAATTGAAAACGGTCAGATTGCCGAGCAAGGTACCCACGAAGAACTGTCGTTGAACGAAGCCGGCTTATACGCCAATTTGCTTCGGCTTCAGTTTGAATTAAGTTAATTATTCATCTAATTATTTAGTAATTTATTCCCCGATGTTTCTTTTCGATTTAGCAAAGAGGCAGCGGGGTATTTAATTTTAGTCATCTTTAATTTAGGTAACCACCCTTTTTAAAATTACTTCGGTTGAATGGTAGGTTTTTCTTATTTTTACGGATAGCATTTATTTACCAAACCAATAAACTGTTTATATGAAAAAATTTATTACAGGTAGTGCAGCTGTTATTTTAGCTTTTTTCCTTTCTACCGGTGTTACCTTTGCTCAATTAGAAACTCCTCAAGCTAGTCCGCTAGCCACCGTTACTCAAAAAGTTGGCCTTACTACTATTTCAGTGGAATATTCCCGTCCCAGTGCCAGAGGACGTAAGGTTTTTGGCGGTATTCGGCCATTTGGGCAGGCTTGGCGGACGGGTGCCAACGGAACTACTAAAATTACTTTTAAAGACGATGTAACGGTACAAGGCAACAAAGTACCGGCCGGTGAATACGCTCTTTATACCATTCCGAATGAAAATGAATGGACAATAGTAATAAACAAAAATTTAACTCTGGGCGGCAATACCGAAGGGTATAAAACCACTGAAGATGTGACTCGTTTTACTGTAAAGCCTATAAGACTGACCAATAGAACCGAAACATTTACTATTAATTTCTCTGACTTAACCCCGGCAACCGCTAACGTGGAATTACTGTGGGAAAATACCTCGGTTAAATTTAAAGTAGTAACCGAAGTAGAAAGCAAAGTAATGAAGCAAATTCAGGATCAGGTAATTAATGGTCAAAACGTGAGCGCTGATATGTAC
Proteins encoded in this region:
- a CDS encoding MBL fold metallo-hydrolase — protein: MSTSQPNIRYLRNEHLKTIKPNYPGNKVINGQFANGDELYTPSLQTVLKWQLSRNPQKEEKEKDTFVPPVIPDAQLFTSNHDLLVWLGHASFLLQLNGISFLIDPVLVDSPFLRRRHPLPCSLGDIRHIDYLVLSHGHRDHLDEKSIKLLAKNNPQVKALIPLAMGPLLHQMAPGITYQEAGWYQQYALPENLGVAVYYLPAAHWHRRGLTDMNKILWGSFLFKTNSNLIYFGGDSAYEKHFSDIKDFFGPPDMAILPIGAYKPPYMMQLSHMNPPEAVQACNDLGAKTFIPMHYGTFDLSDEPAGEPIRWMQELAAAGKLNGKLKIPAVGERVLL
- a CDS encoding sodium:solute symporter: MSPIIIICIIAAYFCVLILISFLTSSKSDNTDSFFLANRKSPWFVVAFGMIGTSLSGVTFISIPGMVNKAEFSYLQFVFGYLLGYLVIATILMPLYYRLNLISIYAYLEQRFGYWSYKTGAFFFLLARTIGAALRLYVVAGVLQLAVFDALGVPFYISVFITIALIWVYTFRGGMKTIIWTDTFQTLAMLICVGASIALISDELNLSFQGLVKTVEESSFSKVFFWDVKDSRYFLKQFFSGAFITIVMTGLDQDMMQKNLSCKNLGEAQKNMFTFSIILVLVNILFLSLGALLYIFAQAKGITLPTKGDDVFPFLALNYFPAFAAIAFILGIVAITYASADSALTALTTSFCVDFLEFKNRPETERQKLKFYVHIGFSLLLMLVIVIFKIINDESVVTAVFKIAGYTYGPLLGLYAFGLFIRRNLQDKLVPVVCFLAPILTYIININSKEWFWGYEFGFEILILNGFITILGLLSISRPATEVLEPATGEMVNT
- a CDS encoding ABC transporter ATP-binding protein, with the translated sequence MAKRGFGGRNTSADDLASGKKPLTKENFQKGLRIFRYTLPYKVKFIIGLIFLALSSSTFMVFPALTGQLVDSATGAATGTGIAFLKNINLIALGLFGVILLQGIFSFFRIYFFAQVSEYAVADIRRSLYAKFVVLPIPFFEQKRVGEITSRITSDVSQLQDTFSITLAELFRQLVTLIVGVVIIMVTSVKLSLFMLGTFPVLVLLAFVFGKRIKKLAKATQEEIGKTNVIVEETLQAINVVKAFTNELFEIGRYNRTLSNAVKNALKASYFRGAFVSFIIVGLFGGIILVLWFGASLVESGELTIGQLVQFIIYTTFIGASVGGLGDMYGRVQTSLGAADRVLEILDEPEEPTNLTNQIGTALKVSGNIEYDQVAFSYPTRPDIAVLKDISFQIQSGEKVALVGPSGAGKSTIVALLMKFYNLKGGQICIDGQDINHINLTELRRNIGIVPQEVLLFGGTIRENIAYGKPDATEEEILQAAKKANAYQFIQSFPEKLETVVGERGIKLSGGQRQRVAIARAILKNPAILILDEATSSLDSESEKLVQQAMDELMKGRTSIIIAHRLSTIRKADKILVIENGQIAEQGTHEELSLNEAGLYANLLRLQFELS
- a CDS encoding DUF2911 domain-containing protein; the protein is MKKFITGSAAVILAFFLSTGVTFAQLETPQASPLATVTQKVGLTTISVEYSRPSARGRKVFGGIRPFGQAWRTGANGTTKITFKDDVTVQGNKVPAGEYALYTIPNENEWTIVINKNLTLGGNTEGYKTTEDVTRFTVKPIRLTNRTETFTINFSDLTPATANVELLWENTSVKFKVVTEVESKVMKQIQDQVINGQNVSADMYAAAASYYYENNKDNNLALQWMKKANEKDPKFWNMHTQAKIQARAKDFKGATASAQKSIELAKAAKNDDYVRMNEQVIAEWAKAK